The proteins below come from a single Candidozyma auris chromosome 3, complete sequence genomic window:
- the AAT22 gene encoding Aat22p: MTVSSFFSHVENAPADPIAELMEISAKDSNPNKIDVSIGVYKSEEGDPHYVFPCVKQAKQILAAKDPGHCYTNMTGIPAFRQSCQRTIFGQNHDNVVSLQAISGSGSLHFAFAFLTGFVGLKDYYVGVPSWGNYKGMIEHVGGNFHSYKYFDEKTRAVDFDATLEALKEAPAKSVFVLQAVCHNPTGCDYTRDQWSQIIALLKEKDIFAVFDIAYQGFGSGSVDEDAWAIREAYAANLEFMVCQSFSKNMGLYSERAGCLHVVLSDRKLVPNVTSQLTALARHEISFAPAFGARVATLVQTDEQLQQQWKVDVADVYNRINNVRHQIVEKLGKLRTPGNWDHVVKQNGLFCFTGLTPLQVQKLISEHSIYLTANGRINVAGLNNSNLDTFCKAVDTVVRQYPSEAKTTCINS, from the coding sequence ATGACAGTtagctctttcttttcccaCGTCGAGAACGCTCCTGCCGACCCTATTGCCGAGCTCATGGAGATCTCGGCCAAAGACTCCAACCCAAACAAAATCGATGTGAGCATAGGAGTCTACAAGTCGGAGGAGGGCGACCCTCACTATGTGTTTCCCTGTGTGAAACAGGCAAAACagattttggctgcgaaagacCCTGGCCACTGCTACACCAACATGACAGGCATCCCTGCGTTCAGACAGCTGTGCCAGAGAACGATTTTTGGCCAGAACCACGATAACGTGGTGTCTCTCCAGGCCATTTCCGGCTCCGGCTCGttgcattttgcatttgctTTTCTCACCGGCTTTGTGGGGCTCAAGGACTACTATGTGGGTGTTCCTTCATGGGGCAACTACAAGGGCATGATTGAGCATGTTGGGGGCAACTTCCACAGTTACAAATACTTTGACGAAAAAACCCGTGCGGTTGACTTTGATGCTACTTTGGAAGCGTTGAAAGAGGCTCCTGCCAAATCTGTTTTTGTTCTACAGGCAGTGTGCCACAACCCCACTGGGTGCGACTACACAAGAGaccaatggctgcaaatcatAGCATtgctcaaagaaaaagatatCTTCGCCGTGTTTGACATTGCTTACCAGGGTTTTGGTAGTGGCTCTGTAGACGAGGATGCTTGGGCCATCAGAGAAGCCTACGCGGCCAACCTTGAGTTCATGGTGTGCCagagcttctccaagaacatGGGCTTGTATTCGGAGAGAGCTGGCTGTCTCCATGTGGTGCTTCTGGACAGAAAGCTTGTGCCTAATGTGACGTCCCAATTGACTGCTCTAGCAAGACACGAGATCTCGTTTGCTCCTGCTTTTGGTGCTAGAGTGGCTACTCTCGTTCAAACGGACGAGCAGTTGCAGCAACAGTGGAAAGTGGATGTGGCTGACGTTTACAACAGAATCAACAATGTCAGACACCAGATTGTTGAAAAACTCGGCAAGTTGCGGACCCCAGGTAACTGGGACCATGTGGTGAAGCAAAATGGGTTGTTTTGCTTCACTGGATTGACTCCTTTGCAAGTGCAAAAATTGATTCTGGAGCACTCCATCTACCTTACTGCCAACGGCAGAATCAACGTCGCTGGTCTCAACAATTCCAATTTGGATACATTTTGCAAGGCCGTTGACACTGTTGTTAGACAGTACCCATCGGAAGCAAAAACTACTTGTATAAATCTGTAA
- the MDH1-1 gene encoding malate dehydrogenase MDH1, with the protein MFKVSARSFSSSASQAYKVAILGAGGGIGQPLSLLMKLNHKVTDLALYDLKGAPGVAADVSHVPTNSTVKGYNPDSLEEALTGSDVIVIPAGVPRKPGMTRDDLFNTNASIVRDLAKAAADYAPNAALCIISNPVNSTVPIVAEVLKSKGVYNPKKLFGVTTLDVLRASRFASEVAGTNPVNEKITVVGGHSGVTIVPLLSQTKHKDLDTETRDALVHRIQFGGDEVVKAKDGAGSATLSMAQAGARFAGAVLDGLAGETDVVEPSFVDSPLFKDEGVDFFSSKVTLGPQGAEKVHGLGELSDYEEGLIKKAKETLIGNIKKGVDFVKQNP; encoded by the coding sequence ATGTTCAAGGTTTCTGCTagatctttctcttcttccgctTCCCAGGCCTACAAGGTGGCCATTCTCGGCGCCGGCGGTGGCATTGGCCAGCCTTTGTCgctcttgatgaagttgaaccACAAGGTTACCGACTTGGCCCTCTACGACTTGAAGGGTGCCCCTGGTGTTGCCGCCGACGTTTCCCATGTCCCAACCAACTCCACCGTCAAGGGCTACAACCCAGACTCTTTGGAGGAGGCTTTGACCGGCTCTGACGTGATTGTCATTCCTGCTGGTGTCCCAAGAAAGCCTGGTATGACCAGAGAcgacttgttcaacaccAACGCCTCTATTGTCAgagacttggccaaggctgctgctgacTACGCTCCAAACGCTGCTCTCTGTATCATCTCCAACCCTGTCAACTCCACCGTGCCAATTGTTGCCGAGGTGCTCAAGTCCAAGGGTGTCTACAACCCTAAGAAGTTGTTTGGTGTCACCACTTTGGACGTCTTGAGAGCCTCCAGATTCGCCTCCGAGGTTGCTGGCACTAACCCTGTCAACGAGAAGATCACCGTTGTTGGTGGTCACTCTGGTGTCACCATTGTGCCATTGTTGTCTCAGACCAAGCACAAGGACTTGGACACCGAGACCAGAGACGCTTTGGTCCACAGAATCCAGTTTGGTGGTGACGAGGTTGTCAAGGCCAAGGACGGTGCTGGTTCTGCCACTTTGTCCATGGCCCAGGCTGGTGCCAGATTCGCTGGTGCCGTCTTGGACGGTTTGGCCGGTGAGACCGACGTTGTTGAGCCATCTTTCGTCGACTCCCCATTGTTCAAGGACGAGGGTgttgacttcttctcctccaaggtGACTTTGGGCCCACAGGGTGCCGAGAAGGTGCACGGTTTGGGCGAGTTGTCCGACTACGAGGAGggcttgatcaagaaggccaaggagACCTTGATTGgcaacatcaagaagggtgttgactttgtcaagcAGAACCCATAA
- the RLM1 gene encoding Rlm1p, translating into MGRRKIAIEPLTDDRNRTVTFVKRKAGLFKKAHELAVLCQVDLAVIIVGNNNKIYEFASVDTPEIIECYKRSKPHESKSPENYGKYKKKHHLSDKLSSSSSFVASPKDDLHDVPVDDADSYYDSNSPEPKRQKHSSTHSTPSSMYSKQPSKAKASESKPSQSQRPVLRVQIPSDAKNSSNDSAKTITALDTTEVKKDNVSESTHPGQPPLPSRFDNFMKLKGNQPNKNTPQLPVPTVSKSQTSSPSSAVAPQLPRNAGVPFFSSLPQASPGQYQPAILPTPVLNQVFNQAYMGQPSATVHPDHNNNSTNNSNNNHNNNNGNNSSNNEDGSQQNTQQGADNDDSQKFKHTFPGQFANPEQTPMSALPSRYVNDIFPSPSNLYPPQDWPSGMTSFPANMPHYFVSMVPSGSGQTPMTGNPMFMNARGSLSSANSGGTGNGASREGEGVPSNTQTTQGPQPPQPAAQQSTANTSPQNSEIYMGNSFNYRK; encoded by the coding sequence ATgggcagaagaaagatcGCCATTGAGCCCTTGACGGACGACCGTAACAGAACGGTGACATTTGTCAAGAGAAAAGCTggtttgttcaaaaaagcACACGAATTGGCCGTGCTTTGCCAGGTGGACTTGGCCGTGATCATAGTgggcaacaacaacaagatctaCGAGTTTGCGTCGGTCGATACCCCGGAGATCATCGAGTGCTACAAGCGGCTGAAACCACACGAGCTGAAGCTGCCGGAGAATTACGGCAAATACAAGAAAAAACATCATTTGAGTGATaaattgctgctgctgctgctgtttgTGGCACTGCCGAAGGATGACCTTCACGATGTACCTGTGGACGATGCTGACTCCTACTACGACTCAAACAGTCCTGAGccaaagagacagaaaCACCTGCTGACACATTCGACGCCGTCGTCTATGTACAGCAAACAGCCCTCGAAGGCGAAAGCGCTGGAGCTGAAACCACTGCAGCTGCAAAGGCCGGTGCTCAGGGTCCAGATCCCCTCTGATGCTAAAAATTCAAGCAACGACTCGGCAAAGACAATTACTGCTTTGGACACTACTGAGGTGAAAAAAGACAACGTCAGTGAATCTACCCATCCGGGCCAGCCTCCTCTCCCAAGCAGGTTCGATaatttcatgaagttgaagggcAATCAGCCAAATAAAAACACCCCTCAGCTTCCCGTGCCTACAGTAAGCAAATCCCAGACGCTGAGTCCATCAAGCGCAGTGGCGCCTCAGCTTCCGAGAAACGCTGGCGttcctttcttctcctcccTCCCACAGGCCTCGCCTGGTCAGTACCAACCTGCCATTCTACCTACACCAGTGCTAAACCAGGTCTTCAATCAGGCATATATGGGCCAACCCAGCGCTACCGTTCACCCAGAtcacaacaacaacagcaccaaTAACAGCAACAATAaccacaacaacaataatGGCAATAACAGCAGTAATAACGAGGATGGGTCACAGCAGAATACTCAGCAAGGCGCTGACAATGACGACTCACAGAAATTCAAACATACTTTTCCAGGCCAATTCGCCAATCCAGAACAAACGCCGATGTCAGCACTTCCGTCTCGATACGTCAATGACATATTTCCCTCTCCTTCAAACTTGTACCCACCTCAGGACTGGCCCCTGGGGATGACGTCGTTCCCGGCCAATATGCCCCACTATTTTGTCAGCATGGTTCCCTCAGGTAGTGGGCAGACTCCAATGACAGGAAACCCGATGTTTATGAATGCACGGGGATCTCTTCTGCTGGCAAATAGCGGCGGCACGGGGAACGGCGCTCTGAGAGAGGGAGAAGGGGTCCCGCTGAACACGCAAACCACACAAGGGCCCCAGCCACCGCAGCCGGCAGCGCAACAAAGCACCGCCAACACTCTGCCGCAGAATCTGGAGATTTATATGGGGAACCTGTTTAACTATAGAAAATAA
- a CDS encoding transcription factor TFIIIC subunit TFC1 codes for MTTKEHAKKHSMDISHVAAVELPFNVKNTDRAVKMLGGKERIHKAISSQYRPTAIQPSSHAVDDKNLELRLRNDPFHHPVQASVNRREKVLLKVSIPKSSLPKDYEESPQNYTVRELIKRNTEKGGHHVKVEPVAIINKNYNFRAIADFQMSTKNNKMAQDFNKQVLRANKVDDLKEFYKKKLTVTDELKDPEVFENKDHQLIPPPHFSGVRFPFDFRYQKSPYTVTIRDDEGDMKVVMKSDSKKLFTNTVDFYNDDIPKEPLPEIVKKYEWMINNDLSQEYADRKLFDCIHNLRRLFELKPIWLRKSLVDVTPTHLKAAVKEALPYVSYCYKNGPWRFCNVRLGINPKDDKSYWMYQSGYFRLQGLRTKFDQTEDSTRALPNTIKMTHPDSDVKVSEHLLFTGKKLPRAINYQIGDIMDEDVMGVIKRAEENGELLRDTLDPQEGWINYQTFETIRRIVRYKLRRLYKEEPIDRDKIHAIVEADYAEKDGEAAVDVGEEDEDEEEADLGDNEDEENQDQNGVEDENDIEEDILDDNTVTEGSVFDRIKKADGRAAEKLKEFVGFIKQESTQLQD; via the coding sequence ATGACCACCAAAGAGCATGCTAAAAAGCATTCCATGGATATTTCCCATGTGGCTGCTGTAGAGCTACCGTTCAATGTTAAAAACACCGACAGAGCAGTGAAGATGCTTGGAGGAAAAGAGAGAATCCATAAAGCCATCAGTTCCCAATACCGACCCACGGCAATTCAGCCCAGTAGTCACGCTGTTGACGATAAGAACTTGGAATTGAGACTTCGAAACGATCCATTTCATCATCCTGTTCAAGCCTCCGTGaacagaagagaaaaagtgTTACTTAAAGTATCTATTCCTAAGTCCAGTCTCCCAAAGGACTACGAAGAGTCTCCGCAGAATTACACGGTCAGGGAGCTCATTAAGCGCAACACAGAAAAGGGTGGTCATCATGTGAAGGTTGAGCCTGTGGCCATAATAAATAAGAATTACAACTTTAGGGCAATTGCAGACTTTCAGATGTCTACCAAAAATAACAAGATGGCTCAGGATTTCAACAAGCAAGTGTTGAGGGCAAACAAGGTTGACGATTTAAAAGAAttctacaaaaaaaaacttaCCGTGACCGATGAATTAAAAGACCCAGAAGTATTTGAGAACAAGGATCACCAGCTCATACCTCCACCGCACTTCAGTGGAGTACGCTTTCCGTTTGACTTCCGCTACCAAAAAAGTCCATACACTGTTACCATTCGggatgatgaaggtgataTGAAGGTTGTGATGAAGTCAGAttcaaagaagctcttcacGAACACAGTCGATTTCTACAACGATGAcattccaaaagagccacTCCCCGAAATTGTCAAAAAGTACGAATGGATGATCAACAATGACCTTTCACAAGAATACGCGGACCgaaagctttttgattgcATCCATAATCTAAGGAGATTATTTGAACTCAAGCCAATTTGGTTGAGAAAGctgcttgttgatgtcaCGCCCACTCATCTCAAAGCAGCCGTGAAGGAGGCTCTCCCATATGTCTCATACTGCTATAAAAATGGCCCTTGGAGATTCTGCAATGTCCGGCTCGGAATCAATCCAAAGGACGACAAATCATACTGGATGTATCAGAGTGGGTACTTCCGCTTGCAAGGTCTTCGCACCAAGTTTGACCAAACTGAAGACAGCACGAGGGCTCTTCCAAATACAATCAAAATGACGCATCCAGATTCTGATGTGAAGGTCTCTGAGCACCTTTTGTTCACTGGAAAAAAGCTTCCACGAGCTATCAACTATCAAATCGGAGATATTATGGATGAAGATGTAATGGGCGTCATCAAgagagctgaagaaaatggcGAGTTGCTTAGAGATACCTTGGATCCGCAAGAGGGCTGGATAAACTATCAAACTTTCGAGACAATACGGCGCATAGTCAGATACAAGCTTCGTCGATTGTACAAGGAGGAACCAATTGATCGCGACAAGATCCACGCAATTGTCGAGGCCGACTACGCTGAAAAGGATGGTGAAGCTGCAGTagatgttggtgaagaagatgaagatgaggaagaggctgACCTTGGCGacaacgaagatgaagaaaaccAAGATCAGAACGGGGTCGAAGATGAGAACGATATTGAGGAAGATATACTTGATGACAACACCGTTACCGAAGGATCTGTGTTTGACAGGATCAAGAAGGCTGACGGCCGCGCAGCAGAGAAACTCAAGGAATTTGTTGGATTCATCAAGCAGGAATCCACTCAATTGCAAGACTAA
- a CDS encoding RNA-directed DNA polymerase, whose product MGTLRRMHPRLAAKMISDGRHISKGEYQDQATKAFFQHKRQDPTIYQKVTNAATGTEADDTLGMLEVATEYYRDLYKAPPQVPDSDLQQYLSPVTSQLNDFERATLNRPFTKEELLIAVKGMEKSAAPGADGVQLPVIEYLWESLGPILTREANNIMRTGNLPQNFKKVLITLIPKRGKEGDTDIANLRPISLTNTTLKIVSSAACRRLQKVLDKLIGPNQRGFIKGRFITHNTMEFFTMVRLLKERKDRDRPSYYQAILMADFTKAFDRISHQYINATLEKMELGTKMTGLLMSILKGQFGQIVMNNCGGDYFPLDCGTRQGNPLSPLLFNIALEPFLLHLKILEGVKLSYGDISLGQMQYHAFADDVNIYLSNLSDYQKTARCIKDFERVSNSLVSQSKSKLIGFYNGYSRKEQDILPYPQSYIGREDTQYLGIRLKGVDWSRFIKNLPFMTHKQGYRGLDTINKALGTNMFVSSKTVYKDLVQCMTAKELKR is encoded by the coding sequence ATGGGCACGCTACGTCGTATGCATCCAAGACTTGCTGCCAAGATGATCTCGGACGGTCGTCACATCCTGAAAGGGGAATATCAGGATCAGGCCACCAAGGCCTTCTTTCAACATAAACGGCAAGACCCGACAATATATCAAAAAGTTACCAATGCAGCTACTGGCACTGAAGCGGACGACACCCTTGGTATGCTTGAAGTGGCCACAGAATACTACCGTGACCTCTACAAGGCACCCCCGCAAGTGCCAGATTCAGACCTCCAACAATATCTAAGCCCTGTTACTAGCCAACTCAATGATTTCGAACGGGCGACACTCAACCGTCCTTTCACAAAGGAGGAGCTCTTAATAGCGGTCAAAGGTATGGAAAAATCCGCAGCCCCCGGAGCTGACGGAGTACAACTCCCAGTCATCGAATATTTATGGGAATCACTAGGTCCAATACTCACAAGGGAAGCTAATAACATCATGCGGACCGGAAACCTTCCGcagaatttcaagaaagtaCTCATCACCCTCATACCAAAACGAGGCAAAGAGGGTGACACGGACATTGCAAATTTGAGGCCCATATCATTGACAAACACCACACTCAAGATAGTGTCAAGCGCAGCGTGCAGAAGACTTCAAAAGGTGCTTGACAAACTCATTGGTCCCAACCAGCGAGGATTCATCAAGGGACGTTTTATCACTCACAACACGATGGAATTCTTCACTATGGTTCGACTTTTGAAAGAACGTAAAGATCGGGATCGCCCTTCCTACTATCAGGCGATCTTGATGGCGGACTTTACGAAAGCGTTCGATAGGATCTCGCATCAATATATTAATGCTACCCTAGAAAAAATGGAATTGGGGACAAAAATGACAGGCTTACTCATGCTGATACTCAAAGGGCAGTTCGGCCAGATAGTCATGAACAATTGTGGAGGGGATTACTTTCCCTTAGATTGTGGGACCCGTCAGGGAAACCCGCTATCACCACTTTTGTTCAACATCGCTCTAGAACCCTTTTTGTTACACCTTAAGATATTGGAAGGAGTCAAACTAAGTTACGGTGACATCAGTCTAGGACAGATGCAATATCATGCGTTCGCGGACGATGTAAACATATATTTACTGAATCTTCTGGACTACCAGAAAACGGCTCGTTGTATTAAAGATTTTGAACGAGTCAGCAATAGCTTGGTCAGTCagtcaaaatcaaaactAATTGGATTCTACAATGGTTACTCGCGCAAAGAACAAGACATTCTCCCCTATCCCCAATCATACATTGGGAGAGAAGACACACAATACTTAGGCATCCGTCTTAAAGGGGTGGACTGGCTGagattcatcaaaaacctCCCCTTTATGACACACAAGCAAGGGTACAGGGGCCTCgacaccatcaacaaagcCCTCGGTACTAACATGTTCGTTAGCTCCAAAACTGTTTACAAGGACCTTGTCCAATGTATGACAgccaaggagctcaaaagaTAG
- a CDS encoding Nem1-Spo7 phosphatase catalytic subunit NEM1 yields the protein MNSIKKLVASFEPFYSPPLEAVGKDQAHNEKMFNDEAEIEVPADPEINEMEEPSHPSPKSQKSSFLRQLWSVLVFIPQNLLWRPLMLLWLLITFPFTYFFEEEYPRILSSSSAPNPEEQREKIELLKKERIISNHIKSPNSSSKYLIPPPPRLFPLSRNPDKRKRKKVLILDLDETLIHSLSRGAPRSLGGSGGQCHMIELKVNNVSTLYYVYKRPYCDFFLKELSKWYELQIFTASVQEYADPIIDWLEMDLIDHKKAQGPQHEAQGKVFTKRYYRNDCTYRSGVGYIKDLSKFFPHDDLKNVIILDNSPISYALHEHNAVMIEGWINDQSDRDLINLLPMLYSLSMCIDVRLILGMRSGEKLFENL from the coding sequence ATGaattccatcaagaagttaGTAGCATCTTTTGAGCCGTTTTACCTGCCTCCGCTAGAGGCTGTTGGCAAGGATCAGGCTCACAATGAGAAAATGTTCAATGACGAGGCTGAAATCGAGGTCCCTGCGGATCCAGAGATTAACGAAATGGAAGAGCCATCGCATCCAAGTCCCAAGTCGCAGAAGTCTTCGTTTCTTCGACAATTGTGGCTGGTTTTGGTGTTTATCCCGCAGAACTTGCTCTGGAGACCCCTCATGCTCCTTTGGCTACTAATAACATTCCCCTTCACATACTTTTTTGAGGAAGAATACCCCCGAAttctcagcagcagctcGGCTCCAAATCCAGAAGAACAGCGTGAGAAGATAgagttgctcaagaaagagCGCATCATTTCAAACCACATCAAGTCCCCAAACTCCCTGTCGAAGTACCTCATACCACCACCACCTAGACTTTTTCCCCTCTCTCGAAATCCCGACAAAAGAAAACGGAAGAAGGTGCTTATATTAGATCTAGACGAAACACTCATTCATTCGCTTTCTCGAGGAGCGCCCAGGTCGCTCGGTGGATCGGGTGGACAGTGTCATATGATAGAGCTCAAAGTGAACAATGTGTCGACATTGTACTACGTCTACAAGCGCCCGTACtgtgatttttttctcaaggAGTTGAGCAAGTGGTACGAGCTTCAAATTTTCACGGCAAGCGTGCAAGAGTACGCTGATCCAATCATTGACTGGTTGGAAATGGACTTGATAGATCACAAGAAAGCGCAGGGTCCTCAGCATGAGGCTCAGGGCAAAGTGTTCACAAAAAGGTACTACCGTAACGATTGCACATACAGGCTGGGAGTCGGGTACATCAAGGACTTGTCGAAGTTTTTTCCTCACGACGACCTCAAGAACGTGATAATATTGGACAACTCGCCCATCAGCTATGCTTTGCACGAGCACAACGCTGTGATGATCGAGGGCTGGATCAACGACCAGAGCGACCGGGACTTGATTAACCTCTTGCCGATGCTCTACAGCTTGAGCATGTGTATAGACGTGAGGTTAATCCTAGGCATGAGAAGTGGAGAAAAACTCTTTGAAAATTTATGA
- the CAS5 gene encoding Cas5p — MENYLMSSPSQHHHPHQQPHQQHNPYANSDTLTNLPNLENDLDFSDSEVVPPSKDYQGSPNVYDGLDFSTDMATDFVYDSTLEFDLDDHKHMPDPAEMGHSKHFSVDRPLSAPFYLSQNSRTNFNHSRNISLDDTAYKRSFHKHSASLVSNAAEPPSGTFAHSHSSNTLQSSSDSMPQLSSSVSNPSLLDSPHSAMQTATPGRRHKSSSVSSHTNLYTTPLRGGTHVSPLTHTKVGKTPIGKTHRRNRSRASLEPSSAHLLATVANMKGTSNASNLALSSAQTPSGHLTASTSQHFHGINLSEANPFHNEFVSPGVGSGHLSDHDATPLNTPAGRDHSSMASQFFTPISHNRSFGGSLLESSSSAMGSAASAFPSNLSSNDLSVASSSNSSARPGMAPLRRNDTLDSITIEDQEDDACKQLRKAKSFTSFAEQRMSQLMKQRAGKSSKDLGNVFTDSTPDASSSGRSPRKDSSSGNSYSKSASVDLLSASLVVPDHNDSYLKSYPASMDLASITNASSGNHASPSPPKTSSRLMPPIESQEPSSSRSRGSSTSKPRQTLASAAAKKLNKKVPQTYPTASQIQKAATTEDIAKFAESILQSENKRPIFVKKQEEEVYDPKKKHKCPLCLARFQRPEHVKRHLKSHSSEKPFQCEEPNCGRRFNRKDNLKAHLKKIHHKNL; from the coding sequence ATGGAAAATTACCTTATGAGCTCTCCCTCCCAGCATCACCACCCGCATCAGCAGCCACATCAGCAGCACAACCCTTACGCCAACTCGGACACGCTAACAAACCTCCCGAATTTGGAGAACGACTTGGACTTTTCGGATCTGGAGGTCGTTCCCCCTTCAAAAGACTACCAGGGGCTGCCCAACGTGTACGACGGCTTGGACTTTTCCACAGATATGGCCACTGACTTCGTCTACGACCTGACGTTGGAGTTCGACTTGGATGACCATAAGCACATGCCTGATCCGGCTGAAATGGGGCACTCCAAACACTTTTCCGTCGATAGACCGCTTCTGGCGCCGTTCTACCTACTGCAGAATTCCAGAACTAACTTCAACCACTCGAGAAATATCTCGTTGGACGACACAGCTTATAAGCGTTCTTTCCATAAGCATCTGGCGTCATTGGTGTCGAACGCTGCTGAACCTCCCTCGGGAACGTTTGCCCACTCCCACTCGTCAAACACTCTCCAGCTGCTGTCTGACCTGATGCCTCAGTTACTGCTGCTGGTGTCGAACCCTCTGTTACTAGACTCGCCTCATTCAGCAATGCAGACGGCCACTCCTGGCCGCAGACACAAGTCTCTGTCTGTTTCTTCCCATACAAACCTATATACCACTCCTCTACGTGGTGGCACCCATGTGTCTCCATTGACTCATACCAAAGTCGGCAAGACTCCGATCGGGAAAACCCATAGAAGAAACCGCCTGAGAGCCAGCTTGGAGCCCTCGTCAGCGCATTTGTTGGCCACCGTTGCCAACATGAAGGGTACCTCCAACGCCTCCAACCTTGCATTATCATCCGCCCAAACTCCCTCGGGCCACCTCACCGCTTCCACCTCTCAGCATTTTCACGGCATTAACCTTAGCGAGGCAAACCCTTTCCACAACGAGTTTGTATCTCCCGGCGTTGGTAGTGGCCATTTAAGTGATCACGACGCCACGCCTTTGAACACTCCAGCAGGAAGAGATCACAGCAGCATGGCATCTCAATTTTTTACCCCCATCTCTCATAATCGAAGCTTCGGCGGCTCGTTGCTTGAGTCTCTGAGCCTGGCCATGGGCCTGGCTGCCCTGGCATTCCCATCTAACTTGAGCCTGAACGATTTGAGTGTTGCGTCCAGCCTGAACCTGAGCGCTCGTCCCGGCATGGCGCCGCTTCGTCGTAATGATACTCTCGATTCCATCACCATCGAggatcaagaagatgatgctTGTAAACAGTTGAGGAAAGCTAAATCTTTCACGTCTTTTGCTGAACAAAGAATGTCTCAGTTGATGAAACAAAGAGCGGGAAAATCTTCAAAGGACTTGGGCAATGTGTTCACCGACTCTACCCCAGAcgcatcttcttctggaagGTCTCCGAGAAAAGACCTGTCTTCAGGTAACTCCTACTCCAAATCTGCATCTGTTGACTTGTTACTGGCTCTGCTCGTTGTTCCAGACCACAACGATTCATATTTGAAGTCGTACCCAGCATCGATGGACCTCGCGTCCATCACCAACGCCAGCAGCGGAAACCACGCATCACCCCTGCCTCCTAAGACTTCAAGTAGGTTAATGCCCCCCATTGAGAGCCAAGAACCCCTGTCTTCCAGATCAAGAGGCTCGCTGACTTCGAAGCCTCGCCAAACCTTGGCCAGTGCTGCTGCCAAGAAGCTAAACAAAAAGGTGCCTCAGACGTACCCTACGGCTTCACAAATTCAAAAGGCAGCTACTACTGAGGATATTGCCAAGTTTGCGGAGAGCATTCTTCAGTCGGAGAACAAACGCCCTatctttgtcaagaaacAAGAGGAGGAGGTTTACgatccaaagaagaagcacaagtGTCCCTTGTGTCTAGCACGATTTCAGCGGCCAGAGCATGTCAAACGTCATTTGAAGAGCCACTCGAGCGAGAAACCCTTTCAATGTGAAGAGCCGAATTGCGGTCGTCGCTTCAACAGAAAGGATAATTTGAAAGCACATCTTAAGAAGATCCACCACAAAAATTTATGA
- the RPS6A gene encoding 40S ribosomal protein eS6 has protein sequence MKLNISYPANGTQKSIDIDDEHKLRAFYDKRMGQEVEGESVSDEFKGYVFKITGGNDKQGFPMKQGVLHPTRVRLLLSEGHSCYRPRRSGERKRKSVRGCIVNQDLSVIALAIVKQGETHIEGLTDTTTPKRLGPKRANHIRKFFGLSKEDDVRDYVVRRTIEKNGKTYSKAPKIQRLVTPQTLQRKRALKAKKINNARQQRDAAAEYAQLLAQRLHERKAERAEIKKRRASSLKA, from the exons ATGAAG TTAAACATTTCCTACCCAGCCAACGGTACCCAGAAGAGTATCGACATTGATGACGAGCACAAGTTGCGTGCTTTCTATGACAAGCGTATGGGCCAGGAGGTTGAAGGTGAGAGCGTTAGCGACGAGTTCAAGGGCTACGTTTTCAAGATCACCGGTGGTAACGACAAGCAGGGTTTCCCCATGAAGCAGGGTGTGTTGCACCCAACCAGAGTGAGATTGTTGTTGTCTGAGGGCCACTCTTGTTACagaccaagaagatcgggtgagagaaagagaaagtcCGTGAGAGGCTGCATTGTCAACCAGGACTTGTCTGTCATTGCCCTTGCCATCGTCAAGCAGGGTGAGACCCACATTGAGGGTTTGACCGACACCACCACCCCAAAGAGATTGGGTCCTAAGAGAGCCAACCACATCAGAAAGTTCTTTGGTTTGTCCAAGGAGGACGATGTGAGAGACTACGTCGTCAGAAGAACCATCGAGAAGAACGGCAAGACCTACTCCAAGGCTCCAAAGATCCAGAGATTGGTCACTCCTCAGACTttgcagagaaagagagctttgaaggccaagaagatcaacaatgCTAGACAGCAGAGAGACGCCGCCGCTGAGTACGCTCAGTTGTTGGCTCAGCGTTTGCACGAGCGTAAGGCTGAGAGAGccgagatcaagaagagaagagccTCCTCTTTGAAGGCTTAA